The following are encoded together in the Campylobacteraceae bacterium genome:
- a CDS encoding 3-oxoacid CoA-transferase subunit B, with protein sequence MEAKQIIAARVAQEFKNGDFVNLGIGLPTLAVDYISKDIHINLHSENGFAGVWDKANEETLDKDVVDAGGTNVVLQKGGIFFDSVTSFEIIRGGHLDMTVLGALEVDEEGNLANWKIPGKLLPGMGGAMDLVNGAKKVIISMVHTARGNPKILKKCTLPLTGKAVVDMIITEMGVFEFINNKLHLTELSKGVSLEEIKALTPASYVVALKD encoded by the coding sequence ATGGAAGCAAAACAAATAATAGCTGCACGTGTTGCACAAGAATTCAAAAATGGTGATTTTGTTAATTTAGGAATTGGACTACCTACTTTAGCAGTAGATTATATTTCAAAAGATATTCATATTAATCTTCATTCTGAAAATGGATTTGCTGGTGTTTGGGATAAAGCTAACGAAGAAACCTTAGATAAAGATGTTGTAGATGCAGGAGGTACGAATGTGGTGCTTCAAAAAGGGGGTATTTTCTTTGATTCTGTTACCTCTTTTGAAATCATCAGAGGAGGGCATTTGGATATGACAGTATTAGGAGCTCTTGAAGTAGATGAAGAAGGAAATCTTGCTAACTGGAAAATTCCTGGAAAACTATTACCTGGAATGGGAGGAGCAATGGATTTAGTCAATGGTGCTAAAAAAGTGATTATTTCTATGGTTCATACGGCACGTGGGAATCCTAAAATACTTAAAAAATGTACTCTTCCTTTAACAGGAAAAGCAGTAGTAGATATGATTATTACTGAAATGGGCGTTTTTGAGTTTATTAATAATAAACTTCATTTAACTGAATTAAGTAAGGGTGTTAGTTTAGAAGAAATTAAAGCATTAACCCCTGCTTCTTATGTTGTAGCGTTAAAAGACTAA